A single Dunckerocampus dactyliophorus isolate RoL2022-P2 chromosome 2, RoL_Ddac_1.1, whole genome shotgun sequence DNA region contains:
- the adcyap1b gene encoding adenylate cyclase activating polypeptide 1b isoform X1 gives MASSSKATLILLIYGILMHYSVFCTPLGLSYPKIRLDNDAFDEDGNSLGDLGFDGDHIALRSAASLNDDGYALYYPSEKRAERHAEEELDRALREILGQLTTRHYLHSLMTIHAGEDSSMDEEAEPLSKRHSDGIFTDSYSRYRKQMAVQKYLAAVLGRRYRQRVRSKGRRLAYL, from the exons ATGGCCAGTTCGAGTAAAGCCACTTTAATCTTGCTCATCTACGGGATCTTAATGCACTACAGCGTCTTCTGCACACCTCTCGGACTAAGTTACCCCAAAATTAG GCTGGACAACGACGCCTTCGACGAGGACGGTAATTCTTTAGGCGACTTGGGCTTCGATGGCGACCACATTGCATTACGCAGCGCGGCGTCCTTGAACGACGACGGCTACGCTCTCTACTACCCCTCCGAGAAGAG AGCAGAAAGGCATGCTGAGGAGGAATTAGATAGAGCCTTGAGGGAGATCCTGGGTCAGTTAACAACGAGACATTATCTGCATTCTCTGATGACAATTCATGCAGG TGAGGATAGCAGCATGGATGAAGAAGCAGAGCCCCTATCCAAGAGACATTCAGACGGGATATTCACCGACAGCTACAGCCGCTACAGGAAGCAGATGGCCGTGCAGAAGTACCTGGCAGCGGTTCTGGGACGAAGGTACAGACAGAGAGTTCGGAGTAAAGGACGCCGCCTCGCATATTTGTAG
- the adcyap1b gene encoding adenylate cyclase activating polypeptide 1b isoform X2, whose translation MASSSKATLILLIYGILMHYSVFCTPLGLSYPKIRLDNDAFDEDGNSLGDLGFDGDHIALRSAASLNDDGYALYYPSEKSEDSSMDEEAEPLSKRHSDGIFTDSYSRYRKQMAVQKYLAAVLGRRYRQRVRSKGRRLAYL comes from the exons ATGGCCAGTTCGAGTAAAGCCACTTTAATCTTGCTCATCTACGGGATCTTAATGCACTACAGCGTCTTCTGCACACCTCTCGGACTAAGTTACCCCAAAATTAG GCTGGACAACGACGCCTTCGACGAGGACGGTAATTCTTTAGGCGACTTGGGCTTCGATGGCGACCACATTGCATTACGCAGCGCGGCGTCCTTGAACGACGACGGCTACGCTCTCTACTACCCCTCCGAGAAGAG TGAGGATAGCAGCATGGATGAAGAAGCAGAGCCCCTATCCAAGAGACATTCAGACGGGATATTCACCGACAGCTACAGCCGCTACAGGAAGCAGATGGCCGTGCAGAAGTACCTGGCAGCGGTTCTGGGACGAAGGTACAGACAGAGAGTTCGGAGTAAAGGACGCCGCCTCGCATATTTGTAG